One window of the Amycolatopsis mediterranei genome contains the following:
- a CDS encoding MerR family transcriptional regulator, with product MLIGEVARRCGVSTRMLRHYESLGLVRPTGRTVGGYREYSAADIRRIFHVEGLRSLGMSLRQIGRALEDPAFTPAAMVGDLVRRTEDRLHRERELLERLRAIDASAPSGWQDVLRVVELLRGLGSPSAARRQQAVLAPAEDAPVPVDPLAKAILAEADPYVAGALRWALARAGGDGVGSVAAGLRSGDAETRRRALRAIAELPGAEADAVLTEALGDPDPAVRRLAALASGRRGAMAAVPVLAGMVVEGTNDVEAAEVLGTLSLDDGHADRITEVLAGELAAHPGDSAVRIRLAQALTELPGSAARDVLRQLGRDEDHAVARVASALLEALEASGG from the coding sequence CGGGCTGGTGCGGCCGACCGGGCGCACCGTGGGTGGCTACCGCGAGTACTCCGCGGCGGACATCCGCCGGATCTTCCACGTCGAAGGCCTGCGGTCGCTCGGCATGTCGCTGCGGCAGATCGGCCGCGCTCTGGAGGATCCGGCCTTCACCCCGGCCGCCATGGTCGGCGACCTCGTCCGGCGGACCGAAGACCGGCTGCACCGGGAGCGGGAACTGCTCGAGCGCCTCCGGGCGATCGACGCCTCGGCGCCGTCGGGCTGGCAGGACGTCCTGCGCGTGGTCGAGCTCCTGCGCGGCCTCGGCTCGCCCAGTGCCGCCCGCCGGCAGCAGGCGGTCCTGGCGCCGGCCGAGGACGCGCCCGTTCCCGTCGACCCGCTGGCCAAGGCGATCCTCGCCGAAGCCGATCCGTACGTCGCCGGGGCTCTGCGGTGGGCCCTCGCCCGGGCGGGTGGTGACGGGGTCGGCAGCGTCGCGGCCGGCCTGCGTTCCGGCGACGCCGAGACCCGGCGGCGCGCGCTGCGGGCGATCGCCGAGCTGCCCGGCGCCGAGGCGGACGCGGTGCTCACCGAGGCGCTCGGCGACCCCGACCCGGCAGTGCGCCGGCTCGCCGCGCTGGCCTCGGGCCGGCGCGGCGCGATGGCCGCCGTGCCGGTACTGGCCGGCATGGTGGTCGAAGGCACGAACGACGTCGAGGCGGCCGAGGTGCTGGGCACGCTGTCGCTCGACGACGGGCACGCGGACCGGATCACCGAAGTGCTGGCCGGCGAGCTCGCCGCGCACCCCGGGGATTCCGCGGTGCGGATCCGCCTGGCCCAGGCGCTGACCGAGCTGCCGGGAAGCGCCGCCCGCGATGTCCTGCGGCAACTGGGCCGCGACGAGGACCACGCCGTCGCCCGCGTCGCCTCGGCGCTCCTGGAAGCACTCGAAGCGTCCGGCGGCTGA